The DNA region ACCGGTCCTCGTATCGTCCGATGTCGAACCGCGCGCGGGTCCATCCGCCGCGCCGCTCCTGGAGCACGAGCTCTCCCGAGACCCGCGACTCGCGCAGGTTCTGCGCGTCGCCCTTGTGGTCCATGCGGATGAAGGAAGGCGTGACCCAGCTCTGCTTCCCGAGGGTGAGCTTCGCGCCGAAGACCCAGCGGTCCACGCGCACGTCGGGGGTTTCGGGCCGCTGGGTCTCCGGCTCCTCGCGCCGGAATCCGCCGAAGACGCGCCACTTCATGACGTCCCGGGCAAGGTCCACGCCCGCCCCCTGCCGGTTCGAGAGCGCGTACGGGTTGAGAGACGTGGCCATGTCGGGCTGGTGGCGAAACGCCTCCGCCTTCGCCGCGATGCCCGCGACCTCGCCCTCCACGCTTCCACGCACGCCGGTTCGCGAGCGGCCGGGCTCGACGCCCTCGATCGCGCGGTGTTGCACGGTGACCGCTTCGGCGAGGAGCTTCCAGTCGCCCGCGAACCGCGCCCGGCCGGAGCCCCCGAACATCGCCTGCGTGCGCACCACCGAGTCCGCTCCGGCCACGCCGGGGAAGGAGCCTCCGCCGCCCAGGAAGCCGCCCCCCGCGCCGATGCCCGCGCTCGTCGTGCCCGCGGTCGGATCGTCGTGCGCATAGCCTCCGAACGCGGAGATCACGAGCCGGTCGCCGCCGAATTCCCGGGAGAGCCGTCCCGCGTAGAGGTCCGAGCGCACGGTGTCGAACGGACCCGCCGCGGAGCGCGGACGCGAGTCCAGCGCCACGTACGCGGTGAGATCCGCGAGGGAGCTGTTCCAGGAACCCTGGCTCGCGCGGCGCGGCACCGGCGCCGCGAGGAGGGGCGCCTCGGACGCGAGCGCCGGAGCCAGGTCGCCCCACTCGATCGAGTCGTCGTCGTGCCCCAGCCGGATGCGCGCCTGCTCCGGACTTCCGGTTCCGTTCTCGACATCGTCCGCGCGCAGACGCCAGGTCCCGTGCGCCTCGAGATTCACCTTCTCGGAGAACCGGTACCGCGCTCGGAGCGTGGTCCACGCCAGCGCGGCGGATTCCTCGTCCCGGAACCTGGACTTGCCCAGAGCGAGGTAGGTGCCTTCGAGCGTGAGCGCCCGGGGCGCGGCGGGAGGCGGCGTGAGATCGGCGAGGGTCGTGGGTGTGGCGGCGCCGGTGGAGTCCGAAACGCCGGTCGCGCCTGTGGCGCCGGTGGCGGCGCCGGTGGCGGTGCCGGTGCTGTCGGGTGTTCCCGGCGCGGTCGCGGTCGTGTCGGGTCGCTCTCCGCGGCGTGGATCGAGTCCGGCCGGAGGCGGCAGGCAGAGGAACGTGATCGGCCTCGAGGCGATCTGCTGGGGGCTCTCGATCGCGACGTGCAGGCGGCGCTCTCCGATCCGGCGCGAGGGGATCGGGCCCTGCGGCGTGATCGTCACCGGCCGGCCGTTGTCCATGAACCCCTCCTCCATCGCGACCGCGGTGCCGTCCAGATAGAAGACCGCGCGGAACGGGCCCGTTCCGATGCCGGTCACCACCGCGCGCACGTGCACGCTGTCGCCGGCGGCGAATGCCGCGCCGGGGAGAGGCTCCTCGAGCACCACGTTCGTGATCACGATCGAGCCGGGCGCCGGCGGGTTCACGGTGAACAGGACGATCGGGAGGTCGGTGGCGCTGCTATCGGCGGTCCGGATCAGGTTCACGATCATCCCGTGACGGTGGCCCGGGGTCATCGGGAAGCTCGGCTTCAGGAACACCGTGTCGCCGAGCGCGGACCAGCGCGGCGCGTTCAGGTTGAGCAGCACGCCTCCGCCGGAGTCGAGATCCGCGACCGAGAACGAGCCCTGTTGGATCGTGGGCTCGTCGAAGACGAAGTAGAGCTCCGCGTCGGACGGCACGCGAGGGTCGCCATCTCGGGGGTAGCTCGCGATCTGCTCCGGGTATCCCGCCAGGGAGACTCCCGGCGACGCGAGAAGCGCCGAGAGCGTGAGGGCGGTGAGGGCGGCGAGGGCGGTGAAGGTGGAGAGCCCCGCCGCCGAAGACGCACGCAGGGCCATGGAACGCCGGGAACGGGGAATGACGTTGCGAGAGGACAAGCGCGAACCGTATCATTCACCTCCTATGCCGTCAAGAAAACGCACTGCCACAACGAGTTCGGGGCGAAGCGGCCGTGGCCGCGCGACCGGCGGCGCACGGAGAGCGCGTGCAAAGGACACCACGCGCGGAGTTGCGGGCCGGACCACGCGCGGAAGTGCCGGCGCCAACAGCCCCTCGCACGGAGGGAACGGGTTCACGCCCGGGCGGCGCATTCCGGTGGCCGTTCTCGGCGGGACCGGAACCGTGGGGCAGAGGTTCATCCAGATCCTCGAATCGCACCCCTGGTTCGAGGTCACCGAGGTCATGGCCTCCGATCAGAGTGCGGGACGTCCGTACGTCGAAGCCATCGGATCACGGTGGAAGCTCTCCACGCCGATCCCCCCGGCGGTCGCGACGCTGCGCGTGAAGGGTCCCGGCGAATCCCTCCGGTCGCGCATCCTCTTCTCCGCGCTCGACGCCTCCGTGGCGGGGGATCTGGAATCGCGGTACGCGAGGCAGGGGCATCTCGTCTCGTCGAACGCGCGCAATCACCGGATGGATCCGCTCGTGCCGCTCGTGATTCCCGAGGTGAATCGCGATCACATCGAGCTCCTCGACCGGCAGCCCTACGGCGCGCGCGCGGGCATCGTCACGAACCCGAACTGCTCCGCGATCGTGATCGCGATGGCGCTCGCGCCGCTCCACCGCGCGTTCGGCATCGAGGCCGCGATCGTCACCACCTTCCAGGCCGCGAGCGGCGCCGGCTATCCCGGCGTGCCGTCGCTCGACATCCTCGGCAACGTGGTGCCCTTCATCTCCGGGGAAGAGGCGAAGATCGAGTCCGAGACGCACAAGATCCTCGGGCGGCTCGGCTCGAAGGGGATCGCGCCGGCGGAGTTTCCCCTGAGCGCCGCGTGCCATCGCGTGCCGGTGCTGGATGGACATCTCGTGGCGACGAGCGTGCGCTTCCGCCGCCCGGCCCGGGAGAAGGAGATTCTCCAGGCGTGGCGCGAGTTCCGTCCGCTTCGGAAGCTCGGGCTTCCGAGCGCGCCCGCCGATCCCATCCTCCCGCGCTCCGAGGAGGACCGCCCGCAGCCGCGTCTCGACGCGGACCGGAGCGGAGGCATGGGCGTCACCGTCGGCCGTCTCCGCCGCTGCTCCGTGCTCGAGTGGAAGTTCGAGGCGCTCGGGCACAACACGATCCGCGGCGCGGCGGGGGCCGCGATCCTGAACGCCGAGATCCTCGCGCGAGACGGGCGCCTCTAGGCGCCGCGCGAGAGCGGGCGCCCGGCTCGACCATGACCGCATTCACTCCCGGCCGCGACGTCGTGTTCGTGCGTCACGGCGAGACCGACTGGAATCGCGAACGGCGCGTCCAGGGAAGCCAGGGCGCGTCGATCAACGAGGCGGGACGCGAGCAGGCCCGCGCGCTCGCGCGTCTCCTGTGGGAGGTGCCGCTCCAGGCGGTGTACTCCAGCACGCTCGCGCGCGCGCTCGAGACGGCCTCCTACGTGGCCGGGCCGCACTCCCTCGGCGTGGTGACCGATCCGCGGCTGAACGAGATCCACCACGGAGACTGGGAGGGAATGGCCGAGTCCGATCTCCCGGATCTCGATCTCTATCTGCGGTGGCGCGCCGATCCGACGAGCGCCGCGCTCCCGAATGCGGAGCCTCTCGAGGCGGTGCACGAGCGCGCCGTGGCCGCCATGCGCGACATCATGGCGCGGCACCAGGAAGGGGACGGCCTCATTGCGATCGTGTCGCACCAGGTCGTGCTCGCGCTCCTCAAATGCTACATTTTGGACCGGCCATGGAGCGATCTCAGGCGCCATGCGCTGAGCGTGGCCTCGTACGAAGTGGTCACGGTCGGGGAGGGGTTCACGCCGCGTCCGTGAGCAGGGGGCGGCGGGCGGGCGGAACCGATTCCATCCATGCAGGGTTCATTCCGGAGTAACGTCATGACTCGTCGCCTCTTGATCCTCTTCTCAGCAGCTCTTGCCTCGCTGATCCTGGTCGCCGCGGGATCCAGCCCGGCCGCCGCCATCCAGTTCCGGGCTCTCCTCGCCGACACGTCCTCGCGTGACACCGATCCCGCCCCTTCGCCGGATGGCAAGTGGCTCGCGTTCCAGAGCAACCGGGGCGGTGGCAGCCAGATCTGGATCATGCCGGCGAACGGCGGGAAGCCGCGCCAGCTCACGAAGGAGCCCGCGACCGTCAAGGGCCCGGATGGAAAGATGATCCCGACCCGCGTGATGACGCCCACCTGGGCGCCGGACAGCAAGTCGCTTCTCTTCGTGTCGACGCGGGCCGGCGGATACAACATCTACTCGATCCCGCTCGAGGGCGGCACGCCGAAGGCCCTCTCGGCCGCCGCGGGAGCGCAGCGATACCCCAGCTACTCCCCCGACGGCACGAAGATCGTGTTCCCCTCGAGCCGGAACCAGCCCAGCTCGCTGTACGGATTCCAGCTCTACCTGATGGACGCGAAGGGTGAGGTGAACGGTCCTCCCGCGCGGCAGTTCACGCGCAGCAGCGGGAGTCCCGGCCATCCGATCTGGTCTCCGGACGGCAAGTGGATCTGTTACGTCGCGAAGGATTTCGACAGCACGCGCACGGTCGACATCGGCGGCGGCATGCAGGCGAAACAGAGCGCGATCTTCTCCGCGTTCCGCGTGTTCAAGAAGCCCGTCGCCGGCGGCAACGAGATCCGGCTCACCGGGAACCGCACGGATCCGGGTCAGGCCGAGGACACATGGCCCTCGTGGTCCCGCGACGGCAAGTGGATCGCGTTCGGGCGAAACATCAAGGGCAAGCAGAACCTCTGGGTGATCGACGTGCTCACGAGCCAGGCCTTCCCCGTCACCGAACTGGGGAACGCGCTCAAGCCGGAGTGGTCGCCCGACGGAAAATCCCTCTACTTCACGAGGATCAACGGCCAGGACGAGGACATCTGGGTGGCGACCGGCCTGAACCTCGTATCGAACGCGCGCGCGAGGAAGTAGCGCCTTCCTGTCCCATTTCGGAACCCCGACGCATCAACCTTCGGGTCGCTCCACCGTTCTAATCGAGCGTGAGAAGGTTCCGGGCCGTCATCGGCGTCCTTCTTTCCGGTCTTCTCGCCGCGGTCACGGTGGGGTGCGGCGCGGCGGCGTCCGCCCCCACCCCCGTGCTTTCGACGTGTTCCTGGGCAGGCTTCTGGAGGTCTACTCCGCCGTCTGCAGCACGAGGCAGGCGTTCGAGCCGCCGAATCCGAAGCTGTTCGAGAGCACCGTGCGCACGGTCGTCGCGCGGCCGCGCCCGGGGACGTAGTCCAGATCGCACTCCGGATCGGGGTTCGTGAGGTTCGCGGTCGAGGGAACGTAGCTCTCGGCGATCGAGAGCGCGGCGATCGCCGCCTCGATCGCGCCGGATGCGCCCAGCGCGTGCGCGTGCATCCCCTTGGTCCCGCTCACCGGAACGCGACGGGCCCTGTCACCGAGCACCGCCTTGATCGCGAGCGTCTCGATCCGGTCGTTGAGCAGTGTCGAAGAGCCGTGGGCGTTCACGTGCTCGATCTCGGCGGGGATCAGGCCCGCGTCCTCGAGCGCGAGCTGCATGGCGCGGACCGCGTCACGGCCTTCGGGGTGCGGCGCGGTCATGTGGTAGGCGTCGTTCGTGGTCGCGAAGCCGGAGATCTCGGCGTAGATCCTCGCGTCGCGCGCGATCGCGTGGTCGAGCCGCTCGAGGATCAGGATCGCGGCCGCTTCCGCCATGACGAATCCGTCGCGTGACGCGTCGAACGGGCGTGATGCCTCGGCCGGCAGGTCGTTCTGGGTCGACATGGCGTGGATCAGCGTGAACGCCCCGAACGTGAGAGGCGCGAGCGGCGTTTCCACACCCCCCGCGATGACCACGTCGGCCTTTCCCTCGCGGATCAGCTGCAACCCTTCGCCAATCGCGATCGCGCCGGACGCGCAGGAGTTCGAGTTTCCAATCGTCGGCCCTCGCGCGCCGAAGTGGATCGCGATGTTGCACGCCCCCGCTCCCACGAAGACGCGCAGCGCGAGGCTGGGGGATACGGCCCGGATTCCTTCCCGGAGGAAGGCGGCGTGATCCTCTTCAGCTCCTGAAATGCCTCCGAGCGCGGATCCCACGGCCACGCCCACGCGCTCTGCGGGAACGCTCGCGCGCCGGCCCGTGGATCTCGTGGTGACTCGACCGTTCGCACCGTTCCCCGCGTCATGTCCGTTGGTGTGCGCGCCATTGCGGATCGCGAGACCCGCGTCATCCAGGGCGAGCCGGGTCGCGGCAAGGGAGAACTGGGCGAATCGGTCCAGACGCGAGGGGCGCCGCGATTCGACGTAATCCGCGGGATCGAAACGGCCCACCTCGCCCGCGATTCGTGTGCGGAATCCCGAAGCATCGAAGCGCGTGACCTCCCGCACGCCCCTGCGCCCGGCGCGAATGCCGTCCCAGAACTCGACGTGGCCGATCCCGATGGGCGTGACGAGCCCCAATCCGGTGATGACAGCGCGATGGCGGGCGTTGCGCGCACCATGACCGGCCCCACCGGCGCGGCGAGGCGGGCGCGAGCCGTCGCTCATCGAGCTTCCGCGAGTGACTTGAATCGTGCCAGCGTGCGTCCTGCGATGGGGTGGATGAACCCTCGGGCGATCACGTGCTCCGCGAACCAGGGGCCGATCCAGGGCCAGCGGAGATCGAGGTCATGCCGGATGCTCGCGCGAGTTCCGCCTCGTTCGGGCTCGAGGGTCCAGAGGACCTCCATGCCGCGCGTGATCCCGCGCACGTGACGGAAGTGGATTCGCCGGGTGTCCGGCTCCGAACTCTGCACCGCATGCCAGAAGACCGGAATGGGCCCGCGCCGCGCGCTCATCGCCGCGTGCACCCACCCATCGGTCTCCCGGAGCACGCGCACATAGCGATAGTGCGGAAGGCGCTCGTTCCAGCGCGTGAGATCGGCCACCAGCGGGAAGACGCGCTCCGGAGGGGCATCGATCCAGATGGAGATGTCGGAACGCATGCACTAAGGCTGCGCCGCCGGGACGGGGCCGTCAAGCGCGCAGAGATCGACGCTACCCGCCCCGGAAAACCAGGACGCGTTCGTGCCGCAGGACTGACGGGGTTGTTCGCGGACTATTCGGGTGTGGTCAGATCCTGATTCGTGCCCTCGTCGGGGGAGTCCTCGAGGCCGCCGGACCGCTCGAGACGAACGGAATCATCCGCAGTCTGACGAGCTCGCTTCCGCGCCTCCGCGCGCTTCCGGTTCATGAACTTCGAACCGAACAGTCGCTCCGCCTCGTACTGGTTATGCGCTCGACAGCGCAGCCGGAGCCCTTCCAAGGTGTGCTTCCCCCCGCGCGCATAGGGCTGGACATGGTCGATCTCGAGGAAACGCTTCGCCTCGCACCGATGACCGTTCGCCCCCACGAACGTGCACCTCGACTTGTCTCGCTCCCACACCGCGCGCCGAACCGAGGCGGGAACGTAGCGCGAGCGCTCGACGATGCGCTGGTACGTCCGCGAGCGGGTCCTCGAGCCGATCTTCTGCCTCTCGAGCTGCACGATGAGCGTGTCGAGCGCGCGATCGAGCACCTCGGCGACATCCCCGGTGGGAACGGCGTGACTGAGCAGCGCTTGCGCGTATCGCAGCTTGTCATGGAGATCTTTCCCGATCGTGAGCCGGACCAGATATCGCTCCGCGTACGGCAGCGGGGCGGAGGGTGCGCCAGCTTGCCCCGGGGCAAGTTCCGGGCGCTCCGGCTCCGGGGAAGTGACGCCCGCGGGGGAGCTCGGGTCGCCTGACTCGCCCAGGCCAAGCTGAGACCCCGCAACGTCGTCAAACGGTGGGTTCGCGCCCCGGCCAACTTGCCCCGGGGCAAGTGGCGGGCGAATCGCCGGGAGCGCTCGGACGGTCGGCGTGGGCTCGACGGTCCTCGTGTCCGGGAACAACCGCGCGAGGTGGACCTCGATCTCGGACTTCCGCCGGTGTGTCGCCGCGCTCATGAGCTCCTCGAGGTTCTGCGGCGTGAGATGCGGCGCAAGGAGGCAAGCCCCTGCCAGGTGCAGGCGGCCGTCGGCAAGTGCCTCGAACAGGACCGGGAACCGACGGGCGGCACGTGCTACCTGGATCCGCTTGAACGCGGCGTCATCGGAGAGCTTGAGCACGTTCACGCAATACGTGTGCATCGAGGAGTGTCCCGCCGGCAGGTACAGGCGCCGGGCGTCCACCTCCGCGATGTGCGCCAGGACCTCGGCCGTGGTCGCTCGCTCTCGAGCGATCAGCTCGGACAGATGACGCAGGAGGGTTTCATCACTGAGATGGGCAAGGGTGTAGCAGCGCATGACGGGCCTTTCGTGCGGGGCGAGTTGTGGTTCGGCCCTGGGGGGTGGGTCGGTGTTCGGAGGACTTCCTTATAACACGGAGGATTCGATGCCACAAAGAGGCGAGAGTGGCTCCCGTCTCCTGAGAGGCGCGCGCGCCCGAGGATCCGGTCGCGTCGCTAGCTCGCGATCAGCTCCCGGGTGATCGCCCCCACGGTCGGACACCCCGAGAGGCCCATCGCCATGACGAGCTCCGAGCGCATCATCTCGAGCGTGAATCGCACGCCCTGCTCGCCTCCTGCCGCGAGGCCCCACAGCACGGGACGGCCGACCAGGACCGCGCGAGCGCCCAGACCGAGAGCCTTGAGCACGTCGGTGCCCCGGCGCACGCCGCCGTCCATCAGGACTTCCACACGACCCGCCACGGCTTCGACCACGTGAGGGAGCGCGCGCAACGTGGGCTCGCAGCCGTCGAGCTGCCGGCCCCCATGATTGGACACGACGATTCCGCTCACGCCGGCCTGGACCGCGAGATCGGCGTCCGCCGCCGCGATCACCCCCTTCACCACGATGGGGAGCTTCGTCTCCGACCGGATCCACGCCACCGAATCCCACGTGAGGGATGAGTCGATCAAACGGCTGGCCGCCACCGCGAACCCGGAGCCGGCCTTGGTGCGGGGCATGGTCGCGCGGTCTCCCTCGAAGTTTCGCAGCGTGAGCCCGGGAGGAAGCGAAAACCGGTTCCGCACGTCGCGCTCGCGCCTGCCGAGCACGGGCGTGTCCACGGTGAGGCAGATCGCGCGATAACCGGCCGCCTCGGCGCGCCGAAGGAGATCGCGGCAGATCTCCCGCTCGGGAGCCATGTAGAGCTGGAACCAGAGCGGCCCCGTGGCGGCCGCGGCGACCTCCTCCAGGCTGCACGTCGCGATCGTGCTCACGATCATGATCGTCCCCGCGGCGCCGGCCGCTCGCGCGGTGGCGAGCTCGCCGTCGGGATGCGCCATCCGCTGGTAGGCCGTGGGCGCGATCAGGACGGGCATCGAGACCGGGACGCCCAGCACGCTCGTGGAGGGATCCACGGCGCTCACGCCGACGAGCGCCCGGGGACGAAGGAACACATGGCGGAACGCGTCGCGGTTCGCCTCGAGCGTC from Candidatus Eisenbacteria bacterium includes:
- the asd gene encoding aspartate-semialdehyde dehydrogenase; this encodes MAVLGGTGTVGQRFIQILESHPWFEVTEVMASDQSAGRPYVEAIGSRWKLSTPIPPAVATLRVKGPGESLRSRILFSALDASVAGDLESRYARQGHLVSSNARNHRMDPLVPLVIPEVNRDHIELLDRQPYGARAGIVTNPNCSAIVIAMALAPLHRAFGIEAAIVTTFQAASGAGYPGVPSLDILGNVVPFISGEEAKIESETHKILGRLGSKGIAPAEFPLSAACHRVPVLDGHLVATSVRFRRPAREKEILQAWREFRPLRKLGLPSAPADPILPRSEEDRPQPRLDADRSGGMGVTVGRLRRCSVLEWKFEALGHNTIRGAAGAAILNAEILARDGRL
- a CDS encoding histidine phosphatase family protein, giving the protein MTAFTPGRDVVFVRHGETDWNRERRVQGSQGASINEAGREQARALARLLWEVPLQAVYSSTLARALETASYVAGPHSLGVVTDPRLNEIHHGDWEGMAESDLPDLDLYLRWRADPTSAALPNAEPLEAVHERAVAAMRDIMARHQEGDGLIAIVSHQVVLALLKCYILDRPWSDLRRHALSVASYEVVTVGEGFTPRP
- a CDS encoding beta-ketoacyl-ACP synthase II, yielding MSDGSRPPRRAGGAGHGARNARHRAVITGLGLVTPIGIGHVEFWDGIRAGRRGVREVTRFDASGFRTRIAGEVGRFDPADYVESRRPSRLDRFAQFSLAATRLALDDAGLAIRNGAHTNGHDAGNGANGRVTTRSTGRRASVPAERVGVAVGSALGGISGAEEDHAAFLREGIRAVSPSLALRVFVGAGACNIAIHFGARGPTIGNSNSCASGAIAIGEGLQLIREGKADVVIAGGVETPLAPLTFGAFTLIHAMSTQNDLPAEASRPFDASRDGFVMAEAAAILILERLDHAIARDARIYAEISGFATTNDAYHMTAPHPEGRDAVRAMQLALEDAGLIPAEIEHVNAHGSSTLLNDRIETLAIKAVLGDRARRVPVSGTKGMHAHALGASGAIEAAIAALSIAESYVPSTANLTNPDPECDLDYVPGRGRATTVRTVLSNSFGFGGSNACLVLQTAE
- a CDS encoding SRPBCC family protein, which codes for MRSDISIWIDAPPERVFPLVADLTRWNERLPHYRYVRVLRETDGWVHAAMSARRGPIPVFWHAVQSSEPDTRRIHFRHVRGITRGMEVLWTLEPERGGTRASIRHDLDLRWPWIGPWFAEHVIARGFIHPIAGRTLARFKSLAEAR
- a CDS encoding HNH endonuclease; the protein is MRCYTLAHLSDETLLRHLSELIARERATTAEVLAHIAEVDARRLYLPAGHSSMHTYCVNVLKLSDDAAFKRIQVARAARRFPVLFEALADGRLHLAGACLLAPHLTPQNLEELMSAATHRRKSEIEVHLARLFPDTRTVEPTPTVRALPAIRPPLAPGQVGRGANPPFDDVAGSQLGLGESGDPSSPAGVTSPEPERPELAPGQAGAPSAPLPYAERYLVRLTIGKDLHDKLRYAQALLSHAVPTGDVAEVLDRALDTLIVQLERQKIGSRTRSRTYQRIVERSRYVPASVRRAVWERDKSRCTFVGANGHRCEAKRFLEIDHVQPYARGGKHTLEGLRLRCRAHNQYEAERLFGSKFMNRKRAEARKRARQTADDSVRLERSGGLEDSPDEGTNQDLTTPE
- a CDS encoding alpha-hydroxy acid oxidase, whose product is MRRSKPSALRARPAGAVRAKPAKAVRAKPAKALRATPAKAVRATPGRDAASEYESCACVTDLEEVARARLPRSVYDYYAGGAEDEQTLEANRDAFRHVFLRPRALVGVSAVDPSTSVLGVPVSMPVLIAPTAYQRMAHPDGELATARAAGAAGTIMIVSTIATCSLEEVAAAATGPLWFQLYMAPEREICRDLLRRAEAAGYRAICLTVDTPVLGRRERDVRNRFSLPPGLTLRNFEGDRATMPRTKAGSGFAVAASRLIDSSLTWDSVAWIRSETKLPIVVKGVIAAADADLAVQAGVSGIVVSNHGGRQLDGCEPTLRALPHVVEAVAGRVEVLMDGGVRRGTDVLKALGLGARAVLVGRPVLWGLAAGGEQGVRFTLEMMRSELVMAMGLSGCPTVGAITRELIAS